The following coding sequences are from one Salmo trutta chromosome 36, fSalTru1.1, whole genome shotgun sequence window:
- the LOC115176077 gene encoding pre-B-cell leukemia transcription factor-interacting protein 1 isoform X1, which yields MSDSSSTGSSRSGSSTNSWTMLSPEEAAESVGPVDDGTESLCDVPSLSEEVTGATVESKPSDPETPVQTVLSEEGQQVCTVCQETTPDICEGPVPSIPTLLSPSLSSHASLDPDLASQPEPPIIHDMVTSSPTDNEQLAAMPFVTHVDLVVPLNVPFTEPPPSEVEPELSPVPESSTLDTHTVPGPVPESLALETSAESDISIHTDSLTPTGPQADTVTDIGPLPESSEEPLSPDPEPHAAPESPAPDAPPETIGSEDAAEEPAVEKEETELPEKVTDIPKEDESPSSFDFGRADTSSEEGVALRRRYVAPEMTSEDEEVEFKMAEKKEKSFSMNTCIVCALVLLCLGSLFLSDDSDELSGKEQNQDWLNDPQEMKELLDKLAQENLQISQLETQLQAHKEELDSVLNAGSAKGKENGKGDLEQENNMKEELSSLPGLKEELETLRARVTELSQITEANKETPPPPSSPTPPPTGQPGISNQSSTTAGPERRRDPREGARVKEELQRQKVLLEESRKRLEGMKKDGGYKKDGGYQKTVRESLAEIQKRLSEQVEKMGNRIEGKKKPRESGNKRDGKKAKDNSKDHWKKEKKEWKGEKDWKHSKDNKDKNEGGWKEKDKRKDRDWKANKQNSHKEAWRKSQDEWERKKNERRLDRDKRKQERPWQSRKDYKKESSHHHQQDSNHQQQHHHHHQTHQYDHTSFWKHQEEKLGRNVRPLAGCSGVEDCASQEGLFPVELSEFEELLDGYLSKLERATPDSKAEIQKLVGMFFQDGVFVHDKVLFSDFAEDVADILEDMADILEVDGQDDEALEEAMEEFEREALWKFAATA from the exons GAAGCTGCTGAGAGCGTGGGTCCAGTGGATGATGGGACTGAGAGTCTTTGTGATGTCCCAAGTCTGTCAGAGGAAGTCACAG GGGCCACTGTGGAGTCTAAGCCAAGTGACCCGGAGACTCCAGtacaaacagttctgtcagagGAGGGCCAACAGGTCTGTACT GTTTGCCAGGAAACGACTCCTGATATCTGCGAGGGCCCTGTCCCCTCCATCCCTACCCTGTTAAGCCCATCCCTGTCTAGCCATGCATCCCTTGACCCTGACCTGGCGAGTCAACCTGAACCCCCCATCATCCATGATATGGTAACCAGCTCCCCCACTGACAATGAGCAACTCGCTGCCATGCCCTTTGTCACTCATGTCGACCTGGTTGTGCCACTGAATGTTCCCTTCACAGAACCACCCCCCTCAGAGGTTGAGCCTGAGTTAAGCCCCGTCCCTGAGAGCTCCACCCTTGATACCCACACTGTTCCAGGCCCTGTACCTGAGAGTCTTGCCCTAGAAACTAGTGCCGAATCTGACATAAGCATTCACACAGACTCTCTCACCCCAACGGGCCCCCAAGCTGACACTGTCACTGATATTGGCCCCCTCCCAGAGAGCTCTGAGGAGCCTCTAAGCCCTGACCCAGAACCCCATGCTGCTCCAGAAAGCCCAGCCCCTGATGCTCCTCCAGAGACCATTGGTTCAGAGGACGCAGCAGAAGAGCCAGCAGTGGAAAAGGAGGAGACTGAATTGCCTGAAAAAGTGACTGATATACCAAAGGAAGACG AATCTCCCAGTAGCTTTGACTTTGGAAGAGCTGACACGAGTTCTGAGGAAGGAGTTGCTCTGAGGAGGAGATATGTGGCACCAGAAATGACATCGGAAGATGAAGAGGTGGAGTTCAAAATGGCTGAGAAGAAAGAGAAGAGCTTCTCTATGAACACATGCATTGTGTGTGCCCTTGTCCTGCTCTGTCTAGGGTCCCTCTTCCTCTCCG ATGACTCGGATGAGCTGAGTGGGAAAGAACAAAACCAG GACTGGCTAAACGATCCTCAGGAGATGAAGGAGCTTTTGGATAAACTGGCACAAGAAAATCTGCAAATCTCCCAGTTAGAAACACAGCTCCAG GCCCATAAAGAGGAACTTGACTCCGTCCTAAATGCTGGATCCGCAAAGGGTAAAGAAAACGGAAAAGGAGATCTGGAGCAAGAAAATAATATGAAAGAAGAGCTGTCATCCCTGCCTGGCCTGAAGGAGGAGCTGGAAACGCTGAGGGCTAGAGTGACCGAACTGTCCCAAATCACAGAAG CCAACAAGGAAACACCCCCACCTCCCTCAAGCCCAACTCCACCCCCTACTGGCCAACCTGGGATTAGCAACCAGAGTAGCACCACAGCAGGGCCCGAAAGGAGGAGGGATCCGAGAGAGGGGGCCAGGGTGAAGGAAGAGCTTCAGAGGCAGAAGGTGCTTTTGGAGGAAAGCAGGAAGAGACTGGAGGGGATGAAGAAGGATGGTGGGTATAAGAAGGATGGTGGGTACCAGAAGACGGTGAGGGAGAGCCTGGCTGAGATCCAGAAGAGGCTCAGTGAGCAGGTGGAGAAGATGGGGAACAGGATTGAGGGCAAGAAGAAGCCAAGGGAGAGCGGGAACAAGAGGGACGGGAAGAAAGCCAAGGACAACAGCAAAGACCACTGGAAAAAGGAGAAGAAGGagtggaagggagagaaagactgGAAACACTCCAAAGACAACAAAGACAAGAATGAGGGCGGATGGAAAGAGAAAGACAAGAGGAAGGACAGGGACTGGAAGGCAAACAAACAAAACTCTCATAAAGAGGCCTGGAGGAAATCCCAGGATgagtgggagagaaagaagaATGAGCGCAGATTGGACAGGGATAAAAGAAAGCAGGAGAGGCCCTGGCAGTCCAGGAAAGACTACAAGAAAGAGTCCAGTCATCACCATCAGCAAGACTCCAACCATCAGCAgcaacatcaccaccaccaccagacccACCAGTATGACCACACCAGCTTCTGGAAGCACCAGGAGGAGAAACTTGGACGCAACGTTCGCCCCCTGGCGGGCTGTAGCGGTGTTGAGGACTGCGCTAGCCAGGAAGGGCTCTTTCCTGTGGAACTGTCTGAATTCGAGGAGTTGTTAGATGGCTACCTGAGCAAGCTGGAGAGGGCTACGCCGGACAGCAAAGCCGAGATTCAGAAGTTGGTCGGCATGTTTTTTCAAGACGGTGTGTTCGTCCATGACAAAGTTCTCTTCAGTGACTTCGCTGAAGATGTGGCGGACATTTTAGAGGACATGGCAGACATTTTGGAGGTTGATGGGCAGGATGATGAAGCCCTGGAGGAGGCGATGGAGGAGTTTGAGCGAGAAGCTTTGTGGAAGTTTGCAGCCACTGCATAG
- the LOC115176078 gene encoding protein S100-A11, whose protein sequence is MESAINVLVSQFKTFAGKDGSSNTLSKEEFSSLVAFQLPTFVKNASDPVVIEQLMGSLDENNDGELTFLEFWQLIGKLANKQGGF, encoded by the exons ATGGAATCTGCCATCAATGTACTTGTCTCCCAGTTCAAGACCTTTGCTGGAAAGGATGGATCCTCAAACACCTTGAGCAAAGAGGAGTTCAGCAGCCTGGTGGCCTTTCAACTACCTACTTTTGTCAAG AACGCCAGCGATCCAGTCGTGATCGAGCAGCTCATGGGCTCGTTGGACGAAAACAACGATGGGGAGCTGACATTTCTGGAGTTTTGGCAGCTGATTGGAAAACTTGCCAACAAGCAAGGGGGCTTTTAG
- the LOC115176077 gene encoding pre-B-cell leukemia transcription factor-interacting protein 1 isoform X2, which translates to MSDSSSTGSSRSGSSTNSWTMLSPEEAAESVGPVDDGTESLCDVPSLSEEVTGATVESKPSDPETPVQTVLSEEGQQVCQETTPDICEGPVPSIPTLLSPSLSSHASLDPDLASQPEPPIIHDMVTSSPTDNEQLAAMPFVTHVDLVVPLNVPFTEPPPSEVEPELSPVPESSTLDTHTVPGPVPESLALETSAESDISIHTDSLTPTGPQADTVTDIGPLPESSEEPLSPDPEPHAAPESPAPDAPPETIGSEDAAEEPAVEKEETELPEKVTDIPKEDESPSSFDFGRADTSSEEGVALRRRYVAPEMTSEDEEVEFKMAEKKEKSFSMNTCIVCALVLLCLGSLFLSDDSDELSGKEQNQDWLNDPQEMKELLDKLAQENLQISQLETQLQAHKEELDSVLNAGSAKGKENGKGDLEQENNMKEELSSLPGLKEELETLRARVTELSQITEANKETPPPPSSPTPPPTGQPGISNQSSTTAGPERRRDPREGARVKEELQRQKVLLEESRKRLEGMKKDGGYKKDGGYQKTVRESLAEIQKRLSEQVEKMGNRIEGKKKPRESGNKRDGKKAKDNSKDHWKKEKKEWKGEKDWKHSKDNKDKNEGGWKEKDKRKDRDWKANKQNSHKEAWRKSQDEWERKKNERRLDRDKRKQERPWQSRKDYKKESSHHHQQDSNHQQQHHHHHQTHQYDHTSFWKHQEEKLGRNVRPLAGCSGVEDCASQEGLFPVELSEFEELLDGYLSKLERATPDSKAEIQKLVGMFFQDGVFVHDKVLFSDFAEDVADILEDMADILEVDGQDDEALEEAMEEFEREALWKFAATA; encoded by the exons GAAGCTGCTGAGAGCGTGGGTCCAGTGGATGATGGGACTGAGAGTCTTTGTGATGTCCCAAGTCTGTCAGAGGAAGTCACAG GGGCCACTGTGGAGTCTAAGCCAAGTGACCCGGAGACTCCAGtacaaacagttctgtcagagGAGGGCCAACAG GTTTGCCAGGAAACGACTCCTGATATCTGCGAGGGCCCTGTCCCCTCCATCCCTACCCTGTTAAGCCCATCCCTGTCTAGCCATGCATCCCTTGACCCTGACCTGGCGAGTCAACCTGAACCCCCCATCATCCATGATATGGTAACCAGCTCCCCCACTGACAATGAGCAACTCGCTGCCATGCCCTTTGTCACTCATGTCGACCTGGTTGTGCCACTGAATGTTCCCTTCACAGAACCACCCCCCTCAGAGGTTGAGCCTGAGTTAAGCCCCGTCCCTGAGAGCTCCACCCTTGATACCCACACTGTTCCAGGCCCTGTACCTGAGAGTCTTGCCCTAGAAACTAGTGCCGAATCTGACATAAGCATTCACACAGACTCTCTCACCCCAACGGGCCCCCAAGCTGACACTGTCACTGATATTGGCCCCCTCCCAGAGAGCTCTGAGGAGCCTCTAAGCCCTGACCCAGAACCCCATGCTGCTCCAGAAAGCCCAGCCCCTGATGCTCCTCCAGAGACCATTGGTTCAGAGGACGCAGCAGAAGAGCCAGCAGTGGAAAAGGAGGAGACTGAATTGCCTGAAAAAGTGACTGATATACCAAAGGAAGACG AATCTCCCAGTAGCTTTGACTTTGGAAGAGCTGACACGAGTTCTGAGGAAGGAGTTGCTCTGAGGAGGAGATATGTGGCACCAGAAATGACATCGGAAGATGAAGAGGTGGAGTTCAAAATGGCTGAGAAGAAAGAGAAGAGCTTCTCTATGAACACATGCATTGTGTGTGCCCTTGTCCTGCTCTGTCTAGGGTCCCTCTTCCTCTCCG ATGACTCGGATGAGCTGAGTGGGAAAGAACAAAACCAG GACTGGCTAAACGATCCTCAGGAGATGAAGGAGCTTTTGGATAAACTGGCACAAGAAAATCTGCAAATCTCCCAGTTAGAAACACAGCTCCAG GCCCATAAAGAGGAACTTGACTCCGTCCTAAATGCTGGATCCGCAAAGGGTAAAGAAAACGGAAAAGGAGATCTGGAGCAAGAAAATAATATGAAAGAAGAGCTGTCATCCCTGCCTGGCCTGAAGGAGGAGCTGGAAACGCTGAGGGCTAGAGTGACCGAACTGTCCCAAATCACAGAAG CCAACAAGGAAACACCCCCACCTCCCTCAAGCCCAACTCCACCCCCTACTGGCCAACCTGGGATTAGCAACCAGAGTAGCACCACAGCAGGGCCCGAAAGGAGGAGGGATCCGAGAGAGGGGGCCAGGGTGAAGGAAGAGCTTCAGAGGCAGAAGGTGCTTTTGGAGGAAAGCAGGAAGAGACTGGAGGGGATGAAGAAGGATGGTGGGTATAAGAAGGATGGTGGGTACCAGAAGACGGTGAGGGAGAGCCTGGCTGAGATCCAGAAGAGGCTCAGTGAGCAGGTGGAGAAGATGGGGAACAGGATTGAGGGCAAGAAGAAGCCAAGGGAGAGCGGGAACAAGAGGGACGGGAAGAAAGCCAAGGACAACAGCAAAGACCACTGGAAAAAGGAGAAGAAGGagtggaagggagagaaagactgGAAACACTCCAAAGACAACAAAGACAAGAATGAGGGCGGATGGAAAGAGAAAGACAAGAGGAAGGACAGGGACTGGAAGGCAAACAAACAAAACTCTCATAAAGAGGCCTGGAGGAAATCCCAGGATgagtgggagagaaagaagaATGAGCGCAGATTGGACAGGGATAAAAGAAAGCAGGAGAGGCCCTGGCAGTCCAGGAAAGACTACAAGAAAGAGTCCAGTCATCACCATCAGCAAGACTCCAACCATCAGCAgcaacatcaccaccaccaccagacccACCAGTATGACCACACCAGCTTCTGGAAGCACCAGGAGGAGAAACTTGGACGCAACGTTCGCCCCCTGGCGGGCTGTAGCGGTGTTGAGGACTGCGCTAGCCAGGAAGGGCTCTTTCCTGTGGAACTGTCTGAATTCGAGGAGTTGTTAGATGGCTACCTGAGCAAGCTGGAGAGGGCTACGCCGGACAGCAAAGCCGAGATTCAGAAGTTGGTCGGCATGTTTTTTCAAGACGGTGTGTTCGTCCATGACAAAGTTCTCTTCAGTGACTTCGCTGAAGATGTGGCGGACATTTTAGAGGACATGGCAGACATTTTGGAGGTTGATGGGCAGGATGATGAAGCCCTGGAGGAGGCGATGGAGGAGTTTGAGCGAGAAGCTTTGTGGAAGTTTGCAGCCACTGCATAG